In the Flavobacterium pallidum genome, one interval contains:
- a CDS encoding homocysteine S-methyltransferase family protein: protein MSRIHDIIQKRILVLDGAMGTMLQRYNFSEDDFRGSRFKDFAFPLKGNNDLLSLTQPQAIREVHRLYFEAGADIVETNTFSSTTIGMADYHLEDFVYELNFESAKIAREVANEFTAANPDKPRFVAGSIGPTNRTASMSPDVNDPGFRAITFDELRVAYRQQTEALLDGGCDLLLVETIFDTLNAKAALFAIEEVKEERRSDIPVMVSGTITDASGRTLSGQTVEAFLISIEHLPLLSIGFNCALGADQLKPYLKRLARNTSLNISAHPNAGLPNAFGQYDQTPEEMQLLIREYLTDNLINIIGGCCGTTPEHIKLIAEVAAQFKPRPILENA from the coding sequence ATGTCAAGAATTCATGATATTATCCAAAAAAGAATCCTCGTGCTCGACGGCGCTATGGGCACCATGCTGCAACGTTACAATTTCTCTGAAGACGATTTCCGTGGGAGCCGTTTTAAAGATTTTGCATTTCCACTGAAAGGGAACAACGACCTTTTATCACTTACCCAGCCACAAGCTATTCGCGAGGTTCACAGACTTTATTTTGAAGCCGGGGCCGACATCGTTGAGACCAACACTTTTTCGTCAACTACAATTGGAATGGCCGATTATCACCTGGAGGATTTTGTTTACGAACTTAATTTCGAATCTGCTAAAATTGCGCGTGAAGTAGCCAATGAATTCACCGCTGCAAATCCTGATAAGCCTCGTTTTGTAGCAGGATCGATAGGGCCAACGAACAGGACTGCCAGCATGTCGCCTGACGTCAATGATCCGGGATTCCGTGCCATCACTTTCGACGAGCTCAGGGTGGCGTACAGACAGCAAACAGAAGCCTTATTAGACGGTGGCTGTGATCTTTTACTGGTCGAAACCATTTTCGATACGCTGAATGCCAAGGCTGCTTTATTCGCGATTGAAGAGGTCAAAGAAGAACGTCGATCTGACATCCCTGTAATGGTTTCCGGAACAATTACCGACGCTTCCGGAAGGACATTGTCCGGGCAGACCGTGGAAGCATTTCTAATTTCGATTGAACATCTACCTTTATTGAGTATAGGATTTAACTGTGCTTTGGGAGCAGATCAGCTCAAGCCTTATCTTAAAAGGTTGGCCAGGAATACCAGCCTGAATATTTCCGCGCATCCTAACGCCGGACTTCCAAATGCATTCGGGCAATATGATCAGACCCCGGAAGAAATGCAATTGCTTATCAGGGAATATCTGACCGATAATCTCATTAACATCATCGGTGGTTGCTGCGGGACAACGCCGGAGCATATCAAACTGATCGCCGAAGTCGCTGCACAATTTAAGCCAAGACCCATTTTAGAAAACGCCTGA
- the metH gene encoding methionine synthase, whose amino-acid sequence MPQNKYLRLSGLEPLIVTPETNFVNIGERTNVTGSRKFLRLIKEERYEEALEIARTQVEGGAQIIDINMDEGMLDGVYAMTVFLNLIAAEPDIARVPVMIDSSKWEIIEAGLKVTQGKSVVNSISLKEGKDNFIRQAKLIKRYGAAVIVMAFDENGQADTYERRIEICKRSYDVLVNEVGFAAEDIIFDPNIFPVATGMEEHKRNALDFFNATKWIRENLPHAHVSGGVSNVSFSFRGNDKVREAMHSAFLYHAIQHGMTMGIVNPEMLEVYDEIPKDLLERVEDVLLNRREDATERLLDFAENIKGDTKNTEKVVQEWRSGSVQERITHALVKGIDEFIEKDVEEARLSAAKPIEVIEINLMTGMNVVGDLFGSGKMFLPQVVKSARVMKKAVAYLLPFIEASKNNVKSTNAKILMATVKGDVHDIGKNIVSVVLACNNYEIIDLGVMVPPEKIIEAAVKENVDIIGLSGLITPSLDEMVYLARELESRNINIPVMIGGATTSRAHTAVKIAPEYSHTVIHVNDASRAVTVAGNLINAAGKAEYAQTLRAEYDELREGYLSRARDKHFLKIEDARNNKLKLDWENFEPVLPKFQGVKTIEVDPEILIPYIDWTPFFRTWELFGKYPAILTDKIVGEEATALFKDAKQLLSQIFEEKRFTARGVFGVFEANQVNDDDIEIRDVKGNIVDKFLTLRQQSQKTKGAPNLALADFIAPKASNKKDFIGAFCVTTGFGVETWAAEFEKDLDDYNAIMVKALADRLAEAFAEYLHEKVRKESWGYASDENLTNEELIEEEYKGIRPAPGYPACPDHLEKPTIWKILDVESHIGVKLTENMAMWPASSVSGYYFANPQSKYFGLGKIKEDQVQDYAKRRGISTAEAQKWLGPNIVD is encoded by the coding sequence ATGCCTCAAAACAAATATTTAAGATTATCCGGACTCGAGCCGCTGATTGTTACTCCTGAAACGAATTTTGTCAATATTGGTGAAAGGACCAATGTCACTGGCTCCAGGAAATTCCTGCGCCTCATAAAAGAGGAACGCTATGAAGAAGCACTTGAAATCGCCCGTACGCAGGTTGAAGGTGGCGCACAGATCATCGACATAAACATGGACGAAGGGATGCTTGACGGTGTTTATGCGATGACGGTTTTCCTGAACCTGATTGCGGCCGAGCCTGACATCGCCCGTGTCCCGGTGATGATTGACAGCTCAAAATGGGAAATTATTGAAGCCGGCCTCAAAGTGACCCAGGGGAAAAGTGTGGTAAACTCGATTTCGTTAAAAGAAGGGAAAGACAACTTTATCCGTCAGGCGAAATTGATTAAAAGATACGGCGCCGCAGTCATCGTAATGGCTTTTGACGAAAACGGCCAGGCCGATACTTACGAGCGCCGGATCGAAATCTGTAAAAGGTCTTATGATGTTTTGGTCAACGAAGTGGGTTTTGCTGCTGAAGACATCATTTTCGATCCGAATATTTTTCCAGTGGCCACGGGCATGGAAGAACACAAGCGGAATGCGCTTGATTTTTTCAACGCGACTAAATGGATCCGTGAAAACCTGCCACATGCCCATGTCAGCGGCGGTGTCAGCAACGTGTCTTTTTCCTTCCGGGGTAATGATAAAGTGCGTGAAGCGATGCACTCGGCTTTTCTGTATCATGCGATACAACATGGCATGACGATGGGAATCGTGAATCCGGAAATGCTGGAAGTGTATGATGAGATTCCAAAGGATTTGCTTGAACGCGTAGAGGATGTCTTGCTGAACCGCCGCGAAGATGCTACGGAAAGATTACTCGATTTCGCTGAAAATATTAAAGGAGACACCAAGAACACCGAAAAAGTAGTTCAGGAATGGCGTTCCGGTTCAGTCCAGGAAAGGATCACGCATGCTTTGGTAAAAGGCATTGATGAATTTATTGAAAAGGACGTTGAGGAGGCCCGTTTGTCAGCTGCCAAACCCATTGAAGTAATCGAAATCAACCTGATGACAGGAATGAATGTCGTCGGGGATTTGTTCGGGAGCGGAAAGATGTTTTTGCCGCAGGTGGTCAAATCGGCGCGGGTGATGAAAAAAGCGGTGGCATATCTGCTTCCGTTTATTGAAGCCAGTAAAAACAATGTAAAAAGCACCAACGCCAAAATCCTGATGGCCACTGTAAAAGGAGATGTCCATGATATCGGCAAGAATATCGTTTCAGTGGTTTTAGCCTGCAATAATTATGAAATCATTGACTTGGGTGTGATGGTGCCACCTGAAAAGATTATTGAAGCGGCTGTAAAAGAAAACGTCGATATTATCGGGCTTAGCGGTTTGATCACGCCTTCGCTCGATGAAATGGTGTACCTCGCCAGAGAACTCGAAAGCCGCAACATTAATATTCCTGTTATGATTGGCGGAGCCACGACTTCGCGTGCGCATACGGCGGTAAAAATCGCTCCGGAATACAGCCATACTGTAATCCATGTGAACGATGCTTCACGCGCGGTTACGGTCGCCGGAAATCTTATCAATGCTGCCGGGAAAGCGGAGTATGCCCAAACGTTACGAGCCGAATATGACGAACTCAGGGAAGGATACCTGAGCCGGGCACGCGATAAGCATTTCCTGAAAATTGAAGATGCCAGAAATAATAAGCTGAAACTGGATTGGGAAAACTTCGAGCCTGTCCTTCCAAAATTTCAAGGTGTAAAAACCATTGAAGTCGACCCGGAAATATTAATCCCATACATTGATTGGACACCGTTTTTCCGTACATGGGAATTGTTTGGGAAGTATCCGGCCATCCTGACCGATAAGATTGTAGGCGAGGAAGCTACAGCGTTGTTTAAGGATGCGAAACAGCTTTTATCCCAGATTTTTGAAGAAAAAAGATTTACCGCAAGAGGCGTGTTCGGTGTTTTTGAAGCAAACCAGGTTAACGATGATGATATTGAAATCCGTGATGTTAAGGGAAACATCGTCGATAAATTCTTAACCCTGCGCCAGCAGTCGCAAAAGACTAAAGGCGCACCGAATCTCGCTTTAGCCGATTTTATTGCGCCAAAAGCGTCAAACAAAAAAGATTTTATCGGGGCATTTTGCGTTACCACAGGTTTTGGCGTGGAAACATGGGCGGCGGAATTCGAAAAAGACCTTGACGATTACAACGCCATTATGGTCAAAGCATTGGCGGATCGGCTTGCGGAAGCTTTTGCGGAATACCTGCATGAAAAAGTCCGGAAGGAGTCCTGGGGGTACGCTTCCGATGAAAACCTGACAAACGAAGAACTGATAGAAGAAGAATATAAAGGAATACGCCCTGCGCCGGGTTATCCGGCCTGTCCTGACCATTTGGAAAAACCGACGATTTGGAAAATCCTCGATGTCGAAAGCCATATCGGGGTAAAGCTGACCGAGAATATGGCAATGTGGCCGGCATCGTCGGTGTCGGGATATTATTTTGCAAATCCGCAAAGTAAATATTTCGGGTTGGGGAAAATCAAGGAGGATCAGGTTCAGGATTACGCGAAACGCCGTGGGATTTCGACTGCCGAAGCACAGAAGTGGCTGGGCCCCAACATCGTCGATTGA
- the metF gene encoding methylenetetrahydrofolate reductase [NAD(P)H]: MKVTQHIENAQGKSLFSFEILPPLKGQNIRSIFDSIDPLMEFNPPFIDVTYHREEFEFKELGNGLLEKKIVKKRPGTVGICAAIQNKYQVDAIPHILCGGFTKEDTENFLIDIDFLGIQNVVALRGDAIKSEIYFRPEKEGHHYASELVTQIDNLNKGIYLDPDLQNSAQTDFCIGVAGYPEKHMEAPSPDSDIYFLKQKIRNGAEYIITQMFFDNKKYFDFVAKCRAEGITVPIIPGLKPIATKKQLNMIPHRFKVDLPDELIMSVVKAKDNDAVKQIGIEWCIQQSQELLKAGIPVLHYYSMGKAENIKAIAKEVF; the protein is encoded by the coding sequence ATGAAAGTCACGCAACATATAGAAAACGCCCAGGGGAAATCACTGTTTTCGTTTGAAATACTACCGCCGTTGAAAGGGCAGAACATCCGTTCGATTTTTGACAGCATCGATCCGCTGATGGAGTTTAATCCGCCGTTTATCGATGTGACCTACCATCGCGAGGAATTCGAATTTAAGGAACTCGGGAACGGTTTGCTGGAGAAAAAAATCGTGAAAAAGCGCCCGGGAACTGTCGGGATTTGTGCGGCGATACAGAACAAATACCAGGTGGATGCGATCCCGCACATCCTATGTGGCGGCTTTACCAAAGAAGATACCGAGAATTTCCTGATTGACATCGATTTCCTTGGCATACAAAATGTCGTGGCTCTGCGCGGCGACGCGATCAAGAGCGAGATTTATTTCAGGCCGGAAAAAGAAGGGCATCATTATGCGTCAGAATTGGTGACACAGATTGACAACCTGAACAAGGGCATTTACCTCGATCCGGATTTGCAGAATTCGGCCCAGACGGACTTTTGCATCGGTGTGGCGGGTTATCCGGAAAAGCATATGGAAGCGCCGAGCCCGGACAGCGATATTTATTTCCTGAAGCAGAAAATCAGGAACGGCGCGGAATACATCATTACGCAAATGTTTTTCGACAACAAAAAGTACTTTGATTTTGTTGCGAAATGCCGTGCAGAAGGCATTACGGTCCCAATCATTCCGGGACTGAAACCGATTGCGACAAAGAAACAGCTTAATATGATCCCGCATCGTTTTAAAGTGGATTTGCCCGATGAGCTGATCATGTCGGTAGTGAAAGCCAAAGACAATGATGCCGTGAAGCAAATCGGGATTGAATGGTGCATTCAGCAAAGCCAGGAATTGCTCAAAGCCGGAATCCCGGTACTGCATTATTATTCGATGGGGAAAGCGGAGAATATCAAGGCGATTGCGAAGGAGGTTTTTTGA
- the gldA gene encoding gliding motility-associated ABC transporter ATP-binding subunit GldA, translated as MSIEVSNISKHYGTQKALDSISFTVNKGEIVGFLGPNGAGKSTLMKILTTYLSADEGTAAVNGHNVNTNQRAVQQSVGYLPEHNPLYLDLYIREYLAFNADVYKMPKQRIEEVIALTGLSPESHKKIGQLSKGYRQRVGLANALLHNPDVLILDEPTTGLDPNQLVEIRNVIRNVGKDKTVFLSTHIMQEVEAICDRVIIIDKGKIVTDKKLTNLKERAEQIIEVEFDFKVEEQLIAAIPELVSYKNIHDMTWELTFRSEVDMRPAVFDFASANGLRTLQLNQKNKNLEAIFRDVTGK; from the coding sequence ATGTCAATAGAAGTCAGCAATATTTCAAAGCACTACGGAACCCAGAAAGCACTGGACAGCATTTCATTTACAGTAAACAAGGGGGAAATCGTTGGCTTCCTGGGTCCGAACGGCGCGGGGAAATCGACATTGATGAAAATCCTGACCACTTACCTCAGTGCTGATGAAGGTACCGCTGCGGTAAACGGGCATAACGTCAATACAAACCAGAGGGCGGTACAGCAATCCGTAGGTTACCTGCCCGAGCATAATCCGTTGTATCTCGATCTTTACATCCGGGAATATCTGGCTTTCAACGCCGATGTCTATAAAATGCCAAAGCAAAGGATTGAAGAAGTGATTGCACTGACAGGACTTTCGCCGGAAAGCCATAAAAAGATAGGGCAATTGTCTAAAGGATACCGGCAACGCGTCGGACTTGCAAATGCTTTACTACACAATCCGGACGTATTGATCCTTGATGAACCTACTACCGGGCTTGACCCGAACCAGTTGGTCGAAATCCGCAATGTCATCCGCAATGTCGGGAAGGACAAAACCGTTTTTCTTTCCACACACATCATGCAGGAAGTCGAAGCGATTTGCGACCGCGTGATCATAATCGACAAAGGCAAAATCGTTACTGACAAGAAACTGACCAACCTCAAGGAAAGGGCAGAACAGATCATTGAAGTAGAATTCGATTTCAAGGTCGAAGAACAATTGATTGCTGCGATTCCGGAATTGGTTTCTTACAAAAACATACACGACATGACATGGGAACTTACCTTCCGTTCAGAAGTGGACATGAGGCCTGCGGTGTTCGACTTCGCCAGCGCTAATGGATTGCGTACTTTGCAATTAAACCAAAAGAACAAAAACCTGGAGGCGATTTTCAGGGATGTGACAGGGAAGTAA